One genomic window of Halictus rubicundus isolate RS-2024b chromosome 12, iyHalRubi1_principal, whole genome shotgun sequence includes the following:
- the Mondo gene encoding MLX interacting protein mondo isoform X6, which produces MNNVIWRCWHMQFILKQNTLVCQFASPLDVDTHNKPEAVVLEGKYWKRKLAAVTAEYKKWRMFYRNKILGWTNKDGTEMMESMDVLDWGSGLGTTGNFGAGTGNAHGGTSGTPGGESMMVDEDYMELMTDTLFSTISSNQPLYFPDPREIARGASLADFIQPSLGPLQPNLDDFMDTLEPLQEFLNSKLPPVPEEDDMFRSSTLNSNYPVLDLMAPMNQMNEMGQESVVKNEQAQQSTLPQNDQSNTMQNLQYTAKIYTQPEPTNAFRNNINLNETYNAMQSSYEPSPPSQPVREKSRSSRVSSRSNRVIQQPQQQQQQNTYQRSAQQQSTGYQQTSQQPFAMEIQAVQLTTVQNQVQMPPMNDQSVHANQISPIGGHVQNLVTVQQNFGGTNSSVPTQHRTIRPLPPVAPMSTKPYKVVQPQQCYKFSGLPQNFNAQQCKFSANNFKTHPTQQVVSVTSEQPSQSPILLQCRPSGLDLTTPNVQPAKLLPQPPTTNSEKEEVFAVPKYQMKARSRSRSSSSLTAPRMHPPPLVSAASDPALNLNNNVLLAQLLTNNTSGIYTMNSPADNIMPRVNQTATTMKHILPMLPPSASPTQVTTTHQITTPITVQTMQTATVQVQPQQQAMQQSACSQQILLNTNTQSHQPQNSPGSPKDSSNAHSPQALSLSPLHSPMSIGSPLSPSRGYIKGETERGQYKEQRRVGHIHAEQKRRYNIKNGFDMLHSLIPQLSQNPNPKLSKAAMLQKGADYIRQLRAERNQLKEEMDSLRHQIECLNTSISNCQSMLPATGAPISRHRTSKMKEMFDEYVRTRTRENWKFWIFSILLEPLMISFNTSVSTASIEDLYRSTILWVEQHCSLVDLRPAVLNSLRYLCTATDILSDPGRLPEEALAAVNRTERRRSTQ; this is translated from the exons ATGAACAACGTGATCTGGAGGTGCTGGCACATGCAAT TTATACTGAAGCAGAACACGTTGGTGTGCCAGTTCGCATCCCCGTTGGATGTTGACACTCATAATAAACCCGAG GCGGTGGTCTTGGAGGGCAAATACTGGAAGCGAAAACTTGCTGCGGTCACTGCGGAATACAAGAAATGGCGAATGTTCTACCGCAACAAGATCCTTGGCTGGACGAACAAGGATGGCACCGAGATG ATGGAATCGATGGACGTGTTAGACTGGGGCAGCGGATTAGGAACCACCGGGAACTTCGGAGCGGGTACTGGGAACGCACATGGAGGGACCAGTGGGACTCCAGGAGGAGAGAGTATGATGGTTGACGAGGATTACATGGAGCTGATGACTGACACGTTATTCTCAACAATCAGTTCGAATCAACCACTGTACTTTCCCGACCCGAGAGAAATTG CGCGCGGAGCTAGCCTGGCGGATTTCATACAGCCCAGTCTGGGTCCGCTCCAGCCGAATTTAGACGATTTTATGGACACTCTGGAACCGTTGCAAG aatttttaaattcgaaGTTGCCTCCCGTGCCCGAGGAAGACGACATGTTTCGTAGCAGCACGCTAAACTCGAACTATCCTGTTCTGGACCTGATGGCGCCCATGAATCAAATGAACGAGATGGGCCAAGAATCGGTGGTGAAGAACGAACAGGCTCAGCAGTCGACCTTGCCGCAGAACGACCAGTCGAACACTATGCAGAATCTACAGTACACGGCGAAGATATATACTCAGCCTGAGCCGACGAATGCCTTCAGGAACAATAT TAACCTAAACGAGACCTACAACGCGATGCAGTCGAGTTACGAGCCTTCCCCGCCGAGTCAGCCGGTCAGGGAGAAAAGTCGTTCGAGCAGGGTCTCTTCGAGGAGCAATCGGGTGATCCAGCAGCctcagcaacaacagcaacagaaCACGTACCAACGGTCGGCGCAGCAGCAGAGCACCGGCTACCAGCAAACGTCCCAGCAACCGTTCGCCATGGAGATCCAAGCGGTCCAATTGACGACGGTACAGAATCAGGTGCAGATGCCACCGATGAATGATCAGTCGGTCCATGCAAACCAAATATCGCCTATCGGCGGACACGTACAGAACTTGGTGACGGTGCAACAGAATTTCGGAGGAACGAATTCCTCGGTGCCTACGCAGCACAGAACCATCAGACCCCTGCCACCGGTTGCACCGATGTCCACCAAGCCGTACAAAGTCGTTCAACCGCAACAGTGCTACAAGTTCTCTGGTCTGCCACAGAACTTTAATGCGCAGCAATGTAAATTCAGCGCCAATAATTTCAAG ACACACCCTACGCAACAAGTCGTGTCCGTCACCTCCGAGCAACCGTCGCAATCGCCGATACTGTTGCAGTGCAGACCCTCGGGCCTGGATCTCACTACGCCAAACGTGCAACCCGCGAAGCTGCTCCCACAACCGCCCACCACGAACTCGGAAAAGGAGGAGGTTTTCGCTGTGCCCAAG TATCAGATGAAAGCGAGGAGTAGATCTCGAAGTAGCTCGTCGCTAACTGCACCGAGAATGCACCCGCCACCGTTAGTGTCCGCAGCGAGCGATCCCGCTCTAAATCTAAATAACAATGTATTGCTCGCACAGTTACTCACGAATA ACACATCTGGTATATACACAATGAATAGTCCGGCTGATAATATAATGCCGAGAGTGAACCAAACAGCCACCACTATGAAACACATCTTACCCATGCTTCCACCTTCAGCTTCGCCCACGCAGGTGACGACCACCCACCAGATCACCACGCCGATCACTGTCCAGACGATGCAAACCGCTACGGTGCAGGTGCAGCCTCAGCAGCAG GCGATGCAACAGTCTGCTTGCAGCCAGCAAatcttattaaatacaaacactcAATCACACCAGCCACAAAATAGCCCCGGCTCGCCGAAGGACAGTTCAAACGCGCACAGCCCTCAGGCGTTGAGCCTCAGCCCTTTGCATAGTCCGATGAGTATAGGAAGCCCGCTGTCGCCTTCCCGGGGCTACATAAAGGGCGAGACGGAACGAGGACAGTACAAAGAGCAGAGAAGGGTTGGCCACATTCACGCGGAACAGAAGCGCAGATATAACATTAAGAACGGGTTCGACATGCTGCACAGTCTGATACCGCAGCTCAGTCAGAATCCGAACCCGAAGCTGAGCAAGGCCGCGATGCTGCAGAAAGGGGCAGATTATATCAGACAGCTGAGGGCGGAACGGAATCAGTTGAAGGAGGAGATGGATAGCTTAAGACATCAAATTGAGTGCCTTAATACGTCGATTAG TAATTGCCAGTCTATGCTTCCTGCAACGGGTGCTCCGATTTCTAGACACAGAACTAGCAAAATGAAGGAGATGTTCGACGAGTACGTGCGCACGCGTACGCgggaaaattggaaattttggATT TTCAGTATATTGCTTGAGCCTTTGATGATTTCTTTCAATACTTCGGTATCAACGGCGAGTATCGAGGATCTATACAGAAGTACAATATTATGGGTTGAGCAGCATTGCTCGCTCGTCGATCTCAGACCAG CTGTTCTGAATTCCCTGAGGTATCTGTGTACTGCCACCGATATTCTGTCAGACCCTGGTCGTCTGCCCGAAGAAGCACTCGCAGCAGTAAATCGTACAGAACGGCGACGATCCACTCAGTGA
- the Mondo gene encoding MLX interacting protein mondo isoform X7, producing MFYRNKILGWTNKDGTEMMESMDVLDWGSGLGTTGNFGAGTGNAHGGTSGTPGGESMMVDEDYMELMTDTLFSTISSNQPLYFPDPREIARGASLADFIQPSLGPLQPNLDDFMDTLEPLQEFLNSKLPPVPEEDDMFRSSTLNSNYPVLDLMAPMNQMNEMGQESVVKNEQAQQSTLPQNDQSNTMQNLQYTAKIYTQPEPTNAFRNNINLNETYNAMQSSYEPSPPSQPVREKSRSSRVSSRSNRVIQQPQQQQQQNTYQRSAQQQSTGYQQTSQQPFAMEIQAVQLTTVQNQVQMPPMNDQSVHANQISPIGGHVQNLVTVQQNFGGTNSSVPTQHRTIRPLPPVAPMSTKPYKVVQPQQCYKFSGLPQNFNAQQCKFSANNFKTHPTQQVVSVTSEQPSQSPILLQCRPSGLDLTTPNVQPAKLLPQPPTTNSEKEEVFAVPKYQMKARSRSRSSSSLTAPRMHPPPLVSAASDPALNLNNNVLLAQLLTNNTSGIYTMNSPADNIMPRVNQTATTMKHILPMLPPSASPTQVTTTHQITTPITVQTMQTATVQVQPQQQAMQQSACSQQILLNTNTQSHQPQNSPGSPKDSSNAHSPQALSLSPLHSPMSIGSPLSPSRGYIKGETERGQYKEQRRVGHIHAEQKRRYNIKNGFDMLHSLIPQLSQNPNPKLSKAAMLQKGADYIRQLRAERNQLKEEMDSLRHQIECLNTSISNCQSMLPATGAPISRHRTSKMKEMFDEYVRTRTRENWKFWIFSILLEPLMISFNTSVSTASIEDLYRSTILWVEQHCSLVDLRPAVLNSLRYLCTATDILSDPGRLPEEALAAVNRTERRRSTQ from the exons ATGTTCTACCGCAACAAGATCCTTGGCTGGACGAACAAGGATGGCACCGAGATG ATGGAATCGATGGACGTGTTAGACTGGGGCAGCGGATTAGGAACCACCGGGAACTTCGGAGCGGGTACTGGGAACGCACATGGAGGGACCAGTGGGACTCCAGGAGGAGAGAGTATGATGGTTGACGAGGATTACATGGAGCTGATGACTGACACGTTATTCTCAACAATCAGTTCGAATCAACCACTGTACTTTCCCGACCCGAGAGAAATTG CGCGCGGAGCTAGCCTGGCGGATTTCATACAGCCCAGTCTGGGTCCGCTCCAGCCGAATTTAGACGATTTTATGGACACTCTGGAACCGTTGCAAG aatttttaaattcgaaGTTGCCTCCCGTGCCCGAGGAAGACGACATGTTTCGTAGCAGCACGCTAAACTCGAACTATCCTGTTCTGGACCTGATGGCGCCCATGAATCAAATGAACGAGATGGGCCAAGAATCGGTGGTGAAGAACGAACAGGCTCAGCAGTCGACCTTGCCGCAGAACGACCAGTCGAACACTATGCAGAATCTACAGTACACGGCGAAGATATATACTCAGCCTGAGCCGACGAATGCCTTCAGGAACAATAT TAACCTAAACGAGACCTACAACGCGATGCAGTCGAGTTACGAGCCTTCCCCGCCGAGTCAGCCGGTCAGGGAGAAAAGTCGTTCGAGCAGGGTCTCTTCGAGGAGCAATCGGGTGATCCAGCAGCctcagcaacaacagcaacagaaCACGTACCAACGGTCGGCGCAGCAGCAGAGCACCGGCTACCAGCAAACGTCCCAGCAACCGTTCGCCATGGAGATCCAAGCGGTCCAATTGACGACGGTACAGAATCAGGTGCAGATGCCACCGATGAATGATCAGTCGGTCCATGCAAACCAAATATCGCCTATCGGCGGACACGTACAGAACTTGGTGACGGTGCAACAGAATTTCGGAGGAACGAATTCCTCGGTGCCTACGCAGCACAGAACCATCAGACCCCTGCCACCGGTTGCACCGATGTCCACCAAGCCGTACAAAGTCGTTCAACCGCAACAGTGCTACAAGTTCTCTGGTCTGCCACAGAACTTTAATGCGCAGCAATGTAAATTCAGCGCCAATAATTTCAAG ACACACCCTACGCAACAAGTCGTGTCCGTCACCTCCGAGCAACCGTCGCAATCGCCGATACTGTTGCAGTGCAGACCCTCGGGCCTGGATCTCACTACGCCAAACGTGCAACCCGCGAAGCTGCTCCCACAACCGCCCACCACGAACTCGGAAAAGGAGGAGGTTTTCGCTGTGCCCAAG TATCAGATGAAAGCGAGGAGTAGATCTCGAAGTAGCTCGTCGCTAACTGCACCGAGAATGCACCCGCCACCGTTAGTGTCCGCAGCGAGCGATCCCGCTCTAAATCTAAATAACAATGTATTGCTCGCACAGTTACTCACGAATA ACACATCTGGTATATACACAATGAATAGTCCGGCTGATAATATAATGCCGAGAGTGAACCAAACAGCCACCACTATGAAACACATCTTACCCATGCTTCCACCTTCAGCTTCGCCCACGCAGGTGACGACCACCCACCAGATCACCACGCCGATCACTGTCCAGACGATGCAAACCGCTACGGTGCAGGTGCAGCCTCAGCAGCAG GCGATGCAACAGTCTGCTTGCAGCCAGCAAatcttattaaatacaaacactcAATCACACCAGCCACAAAATAGCCCCGGCTCGCCGAAGGACAGTTCAAACGCGCACAGCCCTCAGGCGTTGAGCCTCAGCCCTTTGCATAGTCCGATGAGTATAGGAAGCCCGCTGTCGCCTTCCCGGGGCTACATAAAGGGCGAGACGGAACGAGGACAGTACAAAGAGCAGAGAAGGGTTGGCCACATTCACGCGGAACAGAAGCGCAGATATAACATTAAGAACGGGTTCGACATGCTGCACAGTCTGATACCGCAGCTCAGTCAGAATCCGAACCCGAAGCTGAGCAAGGCCGCGATGCTGCAGAAAGGGGCAGATTATATCAGACAGCTGAGGGCGGAACGGAATCAGTTGAAGGAGGAGATGGATAGCTTAAGACATCAAATTGAGTGCCTTAATACGTCGATTAG TAATTGCCAGTCTATGCTTCCTGCAACGGGTGCTCCGATTTCTAGACACAGAACTAGCAAAATGAAGGAGATGTTCGACGAGTACGTGCGCACGCGTACGCgggaaaattggaaattttggATT TTCAGTATATTGCTTGAGCCTTTGATGATTTCTTTCAATACTTCGGTATCAACGGCGAGTATCGAGGATCTATACAGAAGTACAATATTATGGGTTGAGCAGCATTGCTCGCTCGTCGATCTCAGACCAG CTGTTCTGAATTCCCTGAGGTATCTGTGTACTGCCACCGATATTCTGTCAGACCCTGGTCGTCTGCCCGAAGAAGCACTCGCAGCAGTAAATCGTACAGAACGGCGACGATCCACTCAGTGA
- the LOC143359952 gene encoding RPA-interacting protein, producing MIEFTQAMEKVTLSPTMSAKLKNRENAKKIKHGSPKLQEVLRERCRQRMREKRGQLFNRSRFGLEINSEDVRGTLSEIVRKELFTIVTTNVDPIVNPFSRVVSEPLDLEEAIELENEILNEEEQWILEEYEKMSQEELELLALVADQEVDEVICPLCQTSNLTEEARQVTCKPCAFKLSNVNLKEIGYLINKSVNSHSAICAESPGFMPLSENSIKRLCLFCDKCSTLTPIVKIE from the exons ATGATAGAATTTACACAAGCTATGGAGAAAGTTACTCTAAGTCCAACAATGTcagcaaaattgaaaaatcgagAGAATGCGAAAAAAATCAAACACGGATCGCCGAAATTACAAGAAGTTCTCCGAGAG AGATGTCGACAGAGAATGCGAGAGAAGAGAGGCCAACTGTTCAACAGGAGCAGATTTGGTTTGGAAATCAATTCAGAAGACGTGCGAGGCACGTTATCTGAAATCGTACGAAAAGAATTGTTCACCATCGTGACTACCAATGTAGATCCAATTGTGAATCCTTTTTCACGCGTTGTTAGCGAGCCTCTTGATCTGGAAGAGGCAATTGAACTCGAAAATGAGATACTGAATGAGGAAG AACAATGGATTCTAGaagaatacgagaaaatgtccCAGGAAGAACTGGAGTTATTAGCATTAGTTGCGGACCAAGAAGTTGACGAAGTTATATGTCCTCTGTGTCAGACATCTAATCTCACGGAAGAAGCAAGACAAGTAACTTGTAAGCCCTGTGCCTTTAAATTGAGCAATGTAAACTTAAAAGAGATAGGGTATTTAATAAATAAGTCTGTGAATAGCCACTCTGCAATATGCGCAGAGTCACCAGGCTTCATGCCGCTAAGTGAGAACAGTATTAAACGCTTGTGTTTATTTTGCGATAAGTGCTCAACATTGACACCCATAGTCAAAATTGAATGA